From Anaerolineales bacterium, the proteins below share one genomic window:
- a CDS encoding triose-phosphate isomerase, translating to MCALTAGADQVRCAPFALQPARDEWKWGSGVEVGAQTVDWVDTGALPGEAFGKMSAGPCQRGFSGSSERSGASGKLFEAAQRKVRAAVGSRLAAIVCVGET from the coding sequence TTGTGTGCGCTGACCGCCGGCGCGGACCAGGTCCGCTGCGCGCCGTTCGCTCTGCAGCCCGCAAGGGACGAGTGGAAGTGGGGCAGCGGGGTGGAGGTCGGCGCCCAGACCGTGGACTGGGTCGACACGGGGGCGCTCCCCGGTGAGGCTTTCGGGAAGATGTCGGCTGGCCCATGCCAGCGGGGTTTCTCAGGTTCGTCCGAACGGAGCGGGGCTTCCGGAAAGCTGTTCGAGGCTGCCCAGCGCAAGGTGCGCGCCGCCGTCGGTTCCAGACTGGCGGCGATTGTCTGCGTCGGGGAGACG
- a CDS encoding protein kinase: protein MPFNVGENLGPYRVVQQLGQGGMATVFRAYHAALDRYVAIKVLHPAFTQDPNFLARFQREAKVVARLEHPNIVPVYDFSEHEGKPYLVMKFIQGETLKARMGRGPVSVKEGLRVVEAVGSALSYAHQQGVLHRDIKPSNVLLGADGTVYLADFGLARIASAGESTLSSDMLLGTPQYISPEQARGDRNLDAGTDIYSLGVVLYELVVGRVPFNADTPFSIIHDHIFTPLPLPTKVNPLVPEMVERVLLKALAKERGDRFASVEALVGAFRDSVATQAGRPEPAPRPPWPPTVPSEVATAATGADAPDAPKTGELEAGKKPRLSKRGWIAIFGVGLSLCACLAALALASGAWEAELSGVTAQPELPTQALAPLEDAAEAARRAVAKDPENPALRLELSAALLENDQPRLAYAEFVKAGNLFLAQGRHADAAAAYLQALSLPGEAGSLAGAEVVERTEQALFLAAPEARALELLQEARAVVPDWPTLPILEARAQLFAGQPEVAAVLTSQVLEQRPEDPLARAVRIEQLIQNGAVEEARVLTKETLLQEDLPLWLRQHLVNLTAGLENP from the coding sequence ATGCCGTTTAACGTCGGGGAGAACCTCGGCCCGTATCGGGTCGTCCAGCAGCTGGGGCAGGGCGGGATGGCGACCGTATTCCGAGCCTACCATGCGGCCCTCGACCGCTACGTGGCGATCAAAGTCCTGCATCCGGCATTCACTCAGGATCCCAACTTCCTGGCGCGCTTCCAGCGCGAAGCCAAGGTCGTGGCTAGGCTGGAGCACCCCAATATCGTGCCCGTATACGACTTCTCCGAGCATGAGGGGAAACCGTACCTCGTCATGAAGTTCATCCAGGGGGAAACGCTCAAGGCCCGGATGGGGCGAGGGCCAGTTAGCGTGAAGGAGGGCCTGCGCGTGGTAGAGGCGGTGGGCAGCGCCCTGTCCTATGCCCACCAACAGGGGGTGCTTCACCGGGACATCAAGCCTTCGAATGTCCTGCTTGGCGCCGATGGGACGGTCTACCTGGCGGACTTCGGTCTGGCACGTATCGCCTCGGCAGGCGAGTCGACCCTCTCCTCGGACATGCTTCTCGGCACGCCGCAGTACATCTCGCCCGAGCAGGCGCGCGGCGATCGGAACCTGGACGCGGGCACGGATATCTACTCCTTGGGTGTTGTGCTCTACGAGCTGGTGGTCGGGAGAGTTCCGTTCAACGCCGACACACCGTTCTCGATCATCCACGATCACATCTTCACGCCACTTCCCCTGCCGACGAAAGTCAATCCGCTTGTTCCCGAAATGGTGGAGCGCGTTCTGCTCAAGGCGCTGGCGAAGGAGCGCGGAGATCGCTTTGCCTCGGTGGAGGCGCTGGTGGGCGCCTTCCGCGATTCGGTGGCCACCCAGGCCGGCCGCCCGGAGCCTGCACCCCGTCCCCCCTGGCCGCCGACGGTGCCCTCCGAGGTGGCGACGGCGGCAACAGGCGCCGATGCGCCGGATGCTCCCAAGACGGGCGAACTAGAGGCCGGGAAGAAGCCCCGCCTTTCGAAGCGAGGATGGATAGCCATCTTCGGTGTCGGTCTGTCGCTTTGCGCTTGCCTGGCAGCCCTAGCCCTGGCCTCTGGCGCTTGGGAGGCGGAGCTGTCCGGCGTGACAGCACAGCCCGAATTGCCGACACAGGCGTTAGCGCCGCTTGAGGATGCGGCTGAAGCCGCCCGGCGAGCAGTGGCCAAGGACCCCGAGAACCCCGCTCTGCGACTGGAGTTGAGCGCGGCGCTGCTCGAGAATGACCAGCCTCGCCTGGCCTACGCTGAGTTCGTCAAAGCCGGCAATCTGTTCCTGGCGCAGGGTCGACACGCCGATGCGGCGGCTGCTTACCTGCAAGCGCTCAGCCTGCCGGGGGAGGCGGGATCGCTGGCCGGCGCGGAAGTGGTCGAACGCACGGAGCAGGCGCTCTTTCTGGCGGCTCCGGAGGCGAGGGCCTTGGAGCTGCTCCAAGAGGCGCGGGCAGTGGTACCGGATTGGCCTACCCTGCCAATCCTGGAGGCTCGAGCACAGCTGTTTGCCGGACAGCCGGAGGTAGCCGCGGTGCTGACGTCTCAGGTGCTGGAACAGCGGCCCGAAGACCCACTGGCGCGTGCGGTGAGGATCGAGCAGCTGATCCAGAACGGCGCGGTCGAGGAGGCGCGGGTGCTGACCAAAGAGACCCTGCTCCAAGAAGACTTGCCCCTCTGGCTGCGCCAGCACTTGGTCAACCTGACCGCGGGCCTGGAAAACCCGTAG